From the genome of Streptococcus marmotae, one region includes:
- a CDS encoding cache domain-containing sensor histidine kinase has product MKRFSLFVQLVVYVAVTMLLLLGIVGAGYYHKSADVIRETTEQSTQHTISQSGQFVQSYLEKLKETTSSLANHELVKTYAEDATVENERALRKLLGTILSTDRDLVSAVLVTKSGHLVSTDEAVSMKTSIDMMKEAWYQAAIHEHAMPVVTPARQNLSEANEKWVVSVTQEVVDSKGDNLAVVRLDIAYDTLTAYLDSLQLGEKGFTFIINSNHEFVYHPKKSVYSSSEEMKALEPYIQEKNGYVDQDSSYVYQYQIPQSDWVMIGVASMENLHQLQGQVLTSFVGTGLVALGICLLGIWFILRHWIKPLRALQETILAIGNGNASLRANEQGAPELVDLAHQFNRMLDQIDKLMLAVKEEEQNVRKYELQALSSQINPHFLYNTLDTIVWMAEFNNSEKVVEVTKSLAKYFRLALNQGNEQIALKDEIDHVRQYLFIQKQRYGDKLTYEIEEDTRFDDFQLPKLVLQPLVENAIYHGIKEIKGQGLVRVSVEEREDFLVVSIYDNGRGFIAHDTTENLLVKLGGVGLKNVDQRLRLQFGQDYHMEIDSKQGSHTRISLSFPMA; this is encoded by the coding sequence ATGAAGCGGTTTTCTCTTTTTGTTCAGTTAGTGGTTTATGTGGCTGTTACCATGTTATTGCTGCTTGGTATTGTCGGTGCTGGTTACTACCATAAGAGTGCAGATGTCATTCGAGAAACGACTGAGCAGAGTACACAACATACCATTTCCCAAAGCGGTCAATTTGTCCAGTCTTATTTAGAAAAATTAAAAGAAACGACCAGTAGTTTGGCAAACCATGAACTAGTCAAGACCTACGCAGAAGATGCAACGGTAGAAAATGAGAGAGCGTTAAGAAAGCTATTGGGCACGATTTTATCAACAGATCGTGATTTGGTATCTGCCGTTCTCGTCACTAAATCAGGCCACCTAGTATCCACTGATGAAGCCGTCAGTATGAAAACCTCCATTGACATGATGAAAGAAGCTTGGTACCAAGCCGCTATTCATGAACATGCCATGCCGGTTGTCACTCCTGCACGCCAAAATCTTTCTGAAGCCAATGAGAAATGGGTGGTATCTGTTACCCAAGAAGTGGTGGATAGCAAAGGAGACAATCTAGCGGTTGTCCGTCTTGATATTGCTTATGATACTTTGACGGCTTATCTCGATAGCTTACAGCTCGGAGAAAAGGGCTTTACCTTTATTATCAATAGCAATCATGAATTTGTCTATCATCCAAAGAAGAGCGTCTATTCATCTAGTGAGGAGATGAAAGCCCTAGAACCCTATATCCAAGAAAAGAATGGCTATGTTGACCAGGATAGTTCCTACGTTTATCAGTACCAGATTCCTCAGAGTGATTGGGTCATGATTGGGGTCGCTTCTATGGAAAATCTTCACCAACTGCAAGGTCAAGTGTTGACATCTTTTGTAGGAACGGGGCTGGTTGCCTTGGGAATTTGTCTTTTAGGAATTTGGTTCATTTTACGGCATTGGATTAAACCTTTGCGGGCTTTACAGGAAACGATTTTGGCCATTGGAAATGGAAATGCCAGTTTACGAGCCAATGAGCAAGGGGCACCAGAATTGGTTGACTTGGCTCATCAATTTAACCGCATGCTGGATCAGATTGACAAATTGATGCTGGCCGTCAAAGAAGAAGAGCAAAATGTCCGCAAATACGAGCTACAAGCCCTTTCTAGTCAAATCAATCCTCATTTTCTATACAATACCTTAGACACGATTGTCTGGATGGCGGAGTTTAATAATAGTGAGAAAGTGGTTGAGGTAACCAAATCGCTCGCCAAGTATTTCCGTTTGGCACTAAATCAAGGCAATGAACAGATTGCCTTAAAAGATGAAATTGACCATGTACGCCAGTATCTTTTTATCCAAAAACAGCGTTACGGGGACAAACTGACCTATGAAATCGAAGAAGATACGCGTTTTGATGATTTCCAATTACCCAAGCTGGTCTTGCAACCCTTGGTGGAAAATGCCATTTACCATGGGATTAAAGAAATCAAGGGGCAGGGCTTGGTGCGTGTGTCCGTTGAAGAAAGAGAAGACTTTCTTGTCGTGTCTATCTATGATAATGGTCGTGGCTTTATTGCGCATGATACGACCGAAAATCTTCTTGTAAAACTCGGCGGTGTTGGCTTAAAAAATGTGGACCAACGCTTGCGTCTACAGTTTGGACAAGACTACCACATGGAAATTGATTCGAAACAAGGTAGTCATACGAGGATTTCCCTTTCCTTTCCAATGGCTTAA
- a CDS encoding CsbD family protein gives MSLNLDELAGGLKEQAGKLVGDKKTEVEGLVEKTAAQAKELADEATDKAKELVDDAKGAVEGAVEGLKNVFGK, from the coding sequence ATGTCTTTAAATTTAGATGAATTAGCAGGCGGTTTGAAAGAACAAGCTGGAAAACTAGTTGGCGATAAGAAAACAGAAGTTGAAGGCCTTGTAGAAAAGACAGCTGCTCAGGCAAAAGAATTGGCTGATGAAGCAACAGACAAGGCAAAAGAACTTGTCGATGATGCTAAAGGTGCCGTAGAGGGTGCTGTTGAAGGTCTTAAAAACGTTTTTGGCAAATAA
- the nox gene encoding H2O-forming NADH oxidase produces the protein MSKIVVVGANHAGTACIKTMLTNYGADNEIVVFDQNSNISFLGCGMALWIGEQISGPEGLFYSDKEQLESLGAKVYMNSPVESVDYDKKEVHVLLEDGSKHVESYDKLIFATGSQPILPPIKGAEIKEGSREFEATLKNLQFVKLYQNSADVIEKLKDEDIKRVAVVGAGYIGVELAEAFERKGKEVILIDVVDTCLAGYYDRDLTDMMSKNLEDHGIQLAFGQTVKAIEGNGKVERIVTDKESFDVDMVILAVGFRPNTGLGDGKIELFRNGAFLVNKKQETSIKDVYAIGDCATVYDNSIGDTNYIALATNAVRSGIVAAHNACGTELESIGVQGSNGISIYDLKMVSTGLTLEKAKRFGYNAVVTEFTDNQKPEFIEHDNFPVTLKIVYDQDTRVVLGAQMASKEDMSMGIHMFSLAIQEKVTIERLALLDIFFLPHFNKPYNYITMAALGAK, from the coding sequence ATGTCTAAAATCGTTGTTGTTGGTGCAAACCACGCTGGTACAGCCTGTATCAAAACTATGTTAACAAACTATGGTGCGGATAACGAGATTGTGGTATTTGACCAAAATTCAAATATTTCTTTCCTTGGTTGTGGAATGGCACTATGGATTGGTGAGCAAATCTCTGGCCCAGAAGGCTTGTTCTACTCTGACAAAGAGCAATTGGAAAGCCTTGGGGCAAAAGTATACATGAACTCACCGGTTGAGTCTGTAGACTATGACAAAAAAGAAGTACATGTTCTTTTAGAAGATGGTAGCAAACATGTTGAAAGCTACGACAAATTGATTTTTGCAACTGGTTCACAACCAATCTTGCCACCAATCAAAGGTGCTGAAATCAAAGAAGGGTCACGTGAATTTGAAGCAACTCTTAAAAATCTTCAATTTGTTAAGTTGTACCAAAACTCAGCAGATGTGATTGAGAAATTGAAAGATGAAGACATCAAACGTGTAGCAGTTGTTGGTGCAGGTTACATCGGTGTTGAGCTTGCAGAAGCCTTTGAACGCAAAGGGAAAGAAGTCATCTTGATTGACGTTGTAGACACTTGCTTGGCAGGTTACTACGACCGTGATTTGACAGACATGATGAGCAAGAACCTTGAAGACCACGGTATCCAATTGGCATTTGGTCAAACAGTAAAAGCCATTGAAGGTAACGGCAAAGTAGAACGTATCGTAACAGATAAAGAAAGCTTTGACGTGGATATGGTCATCTTGGCTGTTGGTTTCCGTCCAAATACTGGTCTTGGCGATGGTAAGATTGAACTCTTCCGCAATGGTGCCTTCCTTGTCAACAAAAAACAAGAAACAAGTATCAAAGATGTTTATGCCATCGGTGACTGTGCAACTGTCTATGACAACTCAATCGGTGATACAAACTACATCGCTCTTGCAACAAACGCTGTTCGATCAGGTATCGTAGCAGCTCACAACGCATGTGGAACTGAGTTGGAGTCAATCGGTGTACAAGGTTCAAATGGTATTTCAATCTATGACCTTAAGATGGTTTCAACTGGTTTGACGCTTGAAAAAGCAAAACGCTTTGGTTACAATGCAGTTGTCACTGAATTTACAGATAATCAAAAACCAGAATTTATCGAACATGATAACTTCCCAGTAACTCTTAAAATCGTTTACGATCAAGATACTCGTGTCGTCCTTGGTGCACAAATGGCTTCGAAAGAAGACATGTCAATGGGTATCCACATGTTCTCATTAGCGATCCAAGAAAAAGTAACAATCGAACGCTTAGCGCTTCTTGATATCTTCTTCTTGCCACACTTCAACAAGCCATACAACTACATCACAATGGCAGCACTAGGTGCAAAATAA
- the pcrA gene encoding DNA helicase PcrA, with the protein MNPLLNGMNDRQSEAVQTTEGPLLIMAGAGSGKTRVLTHRIAYLIDEKLVNPWNILAITFTNKAAREMKERAFALNPATQDCLIATFHSMCVRILRRDADHIGYNRNFTIVDPGEQRTLMKRILKNLNLDPKKWSERSILGTISNAKNDLIDEVAYESQAGDLYTQIVAKCYTAYQKELRMSEAVDFDDLIMLTLRLFDQNPDVLTYYQQKFQYIHVDEYQDTNHAQYQLVKLLASRFKNICVVGDADQSIYGWRGANMQNILDFEKDYPESRVVLLEENYRSTKTVLQAANDVIQNNRNRRPKNLWTQNDEGEQITYYRARDEQDEALYVATQIDEVVRAGRKYRDVAVLYRTNAQSRTIEEALLKATIPYTMVGGTKFYSRKEIRDVIAYLNVIANPADNLSFERIVNEPKRGVGPGTVDKLRDFAQMQELSLLEASQQIMLSGIKGKAAQAIFDLSHLLYQLRDQLDELSITDLVEAVLQKTGYMEALTVQATLEANARIENLQEFLSVTKHFDEEAEVEGESGLDTLSRFLNDLALIADTDDGDRESSEVTLMTLHAAKGLEFPVVFLIGMEENVFPLSRAAEDEDELEEERRLAYVGITRAEKQLYLTNANSRLLFGRSSYNQPSRFIREISSDLLNYQGLARPANTAFKASYVNGQTSKFGQGMSLQQAIQSRKSQIQPRSLGDELPFGKSSSSTQTDWAVGDIAVHRKWGRGTVLEVTGSGASQELKINFPDLGLKKVLASLAPIEKENEA; encoded by the coding sequence ATGAATCCGTTACTAAATGGAATGAATGATAGACAGTCGGAGGCAGTTCAAACGACAGAAGGGCCTTTGCTGATTATGGCAGGGGCTGGTTCTGGTAAGACACGGGTCTTGACGCACCGGATTGCCTATTTGATTGATGAAAAATTAGTCAACCCTTGGAATATTTTGGCGATTACCTTTACCAATAAGGCAGCTCGGGAGATGAAAGAGCGGGCTTTTGCGCTCAATCCTGCAACGCAAGATTGCTTGATTGCGACCTTCCACTCCATGTGTGTACGGATTTTGCGCCGAGATGCTGATCACATTGGCTACAATCGCAATTTTACCATTGTCGACCCGGGTGAGCAGCGGACCTTGATGAAGCGGATTTTGAAGAATCTCAATTTGGATCCGAAAAAATGGAGTGAACGCTCCATTCTAGGTACAATTTCAAATGCCAAAAATGATTTGATTGACGAAGTAGCCTATGAAAGTCAGGCAGGTGATCTGTATACGCAGATAGTTGCTAAATGTTATACGGCCTATCAGAAAGAATTGCGTATGAGTGAGGCAGTTGATTTTGATGATTTAATCATGCTGACCCTGCGTTTATTTGATCAAAATCCAGATGTACTAACCTATTATCAGCAGAAATTCCAGTATATCCATGTCGATGAGTATCAAGATACCAACCATGCCCAATACCAGTTGGTCAAGCTCCTTGCTTCTCGTTTTAAAAATATCTGTGTTGTAGGAGATGCAGACCAGTCTATCTATGGCTGGCGTGGGGCTAATATGCAAAATATCCTTGATTTTGAGAAGGATTATCCAGAAAGCCGAGTAGTGCTTCTGGAGGAAAACTATCGCTCTACTAAGACAGTTTTGCAAGCGGCTAATGATGTGATCCAAAACAATCGCAACCGTCGTCCGAAAAATCTCTGGACACAAAATGACGAAGGCGAGCAGATTACCTACTACCGAGCACGTGATGAGCAGGATGAGGCGCTTTATGTTGCCACTCAGATAGATGAAGTGGTACGAGCTGGTCGAAAGTATCGGGATGTTGCAGTTTTGTACCGCACCAATGCCCAATCTCGTACCATTGAAGAAGCTCTTTTAAAAGCCACCATTCCCTATACCATGGTCGGTGGAACCAAGTTCTACAGTCGCAAGGAAATTCGTGATGTCATTGCCTATCTGAATGTCATTGCAAATCCTGCGGATAATCTGTCTTTTGAGCGGATTGTCAATGAGCCAAAACGTGGAGTGGGACCTGGTACGGTGGATAAACTTCGTGATTTTGCCCAAATGCAGGAGCTATCGTTACTGGAAGCAAGTCAACAGATTATGCTATCAGGTATTAAAGGTAAGGCTGCGCAAGCTATCTTTGACTTATCCCACTTACTCTATCAGTTGCGAGACCAGTTAGATGAGCTGTCGATTACGGATTTGGTAGAAGCTGTTTTGCAAAAGACGGGCTATATGGAAGCCCTCACTGTGCAAGCAACATTAGAAGCCAATGCTCGAATAGAGAACTTGCAGGAATTTCTTTCTGTGACCAAGCATTTTGATGAGGAAGCTGAGGTGGAAGGTGAGTCAGGTCTGGATACCTTGAGCCGCTTCCTCAATGATTTAGCCCTGATTGCTGATACGGATGATGGAGACCGAGAGAGTTCAGAAGTGACCTTGATGACCCTACATGCGGCAAAGGGCTTGGAATTTCCAGTAGTATTTTTGATTGGAATGGAAGAAAATGTCTTCCCGCTCAGTCGAGCTGCTGAAGATGAGGATGAATTAGAAGAAGAACGCCGTTTGGCCTATGTGGGAATTACGCGGGCAGAAAAGCAGCTTTATTTGACAAATGCAAATTCACGCCTGCTCTTTGGTCGCAGTAGCTACAACCAGCCGAGTCGCTTTATCAGAGAAATCTCGAGTGATTTGTTGAATTACCAAGGCTTAGCAAGACCTGCCAATACTGCTTTTAAGGCCTCCTATGTCAATGGTCAGACGAGCAAATTTGGTCAAGGTATGAGTTTACAACAGGCCATTCAATCGCGCAAGTCTCAGATTCAGCCACGCAGTTTGGGAGATGAGTTGCCGTTTGGAAAATCCAGCTCCTCTACGCAAACAGACTGGGCAGTAGGCGACATTGCCGTTCACCGCAAATGGGGACGAGGAACGGTTCTTGAAGTGACTGGTAGCGGAGCGAGTCAAGAATTGAAAATCAATTTCCCAGACTTGGGGCTGAAAAAAGTCTTAGCCAGTCTCGCACCAATTGAGAAAGAAAATGAAGCATAA
- the rexB gene encoding ATP-dependent nuclease subunit B translates to MKLYYADIRYPLTTFLAKTARDYTQEGKRVFYIAPNSLSFEKERAVLASLEEKGSFDMMVTRFEQLARYFSLEQTEERQALDDTGLIMLFFRILSQMDEADFKVYGKVKQDIPFIQQLVDLYKEMQRSNLTIGDLINLDSPDKEADLVMILTAFEEVMVREGFHIAGKMASFRQAVESGQLNQELAAVVLIVDGFTRFSAEEEALIAALHGRVADIVIATYASQKAYQSPYIEGNVYQAGVEFLRHLAQTFQAKPCYLEAQTAGDVFATISKAIEGHYDFSGGQLEGGVSDQSAIQLWHVTNQKEEVRQLALHIRQLLHQGERYKDIVVLLGDVDSYGLQLGKIFDQYDIPYYLGRAEEMSHHPLIHFIESLERLKRYRFRTEDMLNLLKSGLYQQWSQDKLDLFEQYLLFADVKGQAQFERAFTAANGNWYDLKTLNQIREKIMEPLAVFFKARAQSGKSLLAKFSTFCEAIALPTNMEALSAHLGESEQEKDEQVWNRFSHLLENMHQIFSDEQLTVADFLAILRAGMLASTYRTVPATVDVVRVKSYDLIEPHTAKYVFALGLTQSNFPKLGKNTSLVTDAERVRINEAAGLFARFDVVSQEHTKKNHFAMISLLNAASKQLVLSASQVTNETDDDLSPYLKLLQQFGIKKEEKGKETGFQRSDLAHYKSLLARVIEANRLPFEVEWTKTEETFWLVAIRYLRKKLEQERIVIPAITGDVESSPLATETLAVLYPTDQPLVLSASSLTDFYQNEYLYFIKHVLHLRERDSIHPDARSHGNFLHRIFEKVTANQSNQSFDEKLQEAMAETRKEPAFEALYQFNTESRFSETVLLDIARATSLVLQADPITQVVANEAVFGREQEPFLTLANGRPLQVVGKMDRLDQLTSDQAFGVVDYKSSENQFKIDRFYNGLSPQLMTYIAAVQQLPAFSQSEKIFGAMYLHMLDPIVALTDMKSDDQVLEKAYKSLIYKGLFIEEESNRLNQFYAKSKSSLFTQEELGTMLSHNQVLYRGAAERILAGRFAVNPYTEDGRSIAGNQLNAITGFEADRHFPLARKLIRGSKKEEWLERMKKGVADEL, encoded by the coding sequence ATGAAATTATACTACGCAGATATTCGCTATCCTTTGACCACTTTTTTAGCCAAAACGGCAAGGGATTATACACAGGAAGGCAAGCGTGTTTTTTATATTGCCCCCAATTCGCTATCTTTTGAAAAAGAGAGAGCCGTCCTTGCTAGTTTAGAGGAAAAAGGTTCCTTTGACATGATGGTCACACGCTTTGAGCAGTTGGCACGCTATTTTTCTCTGGAACAGACAGAAGAAAGGCAAGCACTAGATGATACTGGCTTGATTATGCTCTTCTTTCGGATTTTATCGCAAATGGACGAGGCAGATTTCAAGGTCTATGGAAAGGTGAAGCAAGACATTCCCTTTATTCAGCAACTAGTGGACTTGTATAAGGAAATGCAGCGTTCCAATCTGACAATTGGGGACTTGATCAACCTAGATTCTCCAGACAAAGAGGCAGATTTGGTCATGATTTTGACAGCCTTTGAAGAGGTCATGGTACGAGAAGGCTTTCACATTGCGGGTAAGATGGCTTCGTTTCGTCAGGCTGTTGAATCAGGCCAGCTCAATCAGGAATTAGCAGCTGTCGTCCTGATTGTGGACGGTTTTACCCGTTTTTCGGCTGAGGAAGAAGCCTTGATTGCCGCTTTGCACGGTCGGGTAGCAGACATAGTGATTGCTACCTATGCCAGTCAAAAAGCCTATCAATCTCCTTATATTGAGGGAAATGTTTATCAGGCAGGGGTGGAATTTCTCCGTCATCTAGCTCAGACTTTTCAAGCTAAGCCTTGCTATTTAGAAGCTCAAACAGCTGGGGATGTTTTTGCTACTATTTCAAAAGCTATCGAAGGTCATTATGATTTTTCTGGAGGTCAGTTAGAAGGGGGAGTTAGCGACCAATCAGCTATCCAGCTCTGGCATGTCACCAATCAAAAAGAAGAAGTCCGTCAGCTGGCACTTCATATTCGTCAGTTACTCCACCAAGGTGAACGGTATAAGGATATAGTTGTGCTCTTAGGAGATGTGGATAGTTATGGTTTACAGTTAGGAAAAATCTTTGACCAGTACGATATTCCCTATTATCTAGGACGAGCTGAAGAGATGAGCCATCATCCCTTGATTCATTTCATCGAATCTTTGGAGCGTTTAAAGCGTTATCGTTTCCGGACAGAAGATATGCTCAATCTCTTAAAATCAGGTCTCTACCAGCAGTGGTCTCAGGACAAATTAGATCTCTTTGAACAGTATCTTTTATTTGCAGATGTGAAGGGACAGGCTCAATTTGAGCGAGCTTTTACTGCTGCAAATGGCAATTGGTATGACCTAAAGACGCTTAATCAGATCCGTGAGAAAATCATGGAACCCTTAGCCGTCTTTTTCAAGGCTCGTGCTCAATCAGGAAAGAGTCTACTTGCTAAGTTCAGCACCTTTTGTGAGGCAATTGCCTTACCAACCAATATGGAAGCCTTATCAGCACACTTGGGAGAGTCAGAGCAGGAAAAAGATGAGCAAGTTTGGAATCGCTTTAGTCATCTCTTAGAGAATATGCACCAGATTTTTTCAGATGAGCAGCTGACAGTGGCTGATTTTCTAGCGATTTTGCGTGCTGGAATGCTGGCAAGCACCTATCGAACAGTTCCTGCAACTGTCGATGTAGTTCGGGTCAAATCCTATGATTTGATCGAGCCACATACCGCCAAGTATGTTTTTGCTCTAGGGCTTACCCAATCCAACTTTCCAAAGCTCGGCAAGAATACGAGTTTGGTGACAGATGCAGAACGTGTGCGGATTAACGAAGCAGCGGGTCTCTTTGCGCGATTTGATGTGGTCAGTCAGGAGCATACCAAGAAGAATCATTTTGCCATGATTTCTCTGCTCAATGCTGCAAGTAAGCAGTTGGTGTTATCTGCTTCACAAGTAACAAATGAGACTGATGATGATTTATCACCTTACCTGAAACTCCTACAGCAGTTTGGAATCAAAAAAGAAGAAAAAGGAAAAGAAACAGGTTTTCAACGGTCTGACTTGGCTCATTACAAGAGCTTGCTGGCTCGAGTGATTGAGGCCAATCGCCTGCCATTTGAGGTCGAATGGACAAAGACAGAAGAAACCTTCTGGTTGGTAGCGATTCGCTATCTACGTAAGAAATTAGAACAAGAGAGAATTGTCATTCCAGCCATTACAGGTGATGTAGAGTCCAGTCCTTTGGCGACTGAGACACTCGCTGTTCTTTATCCTACAGACCAACCACTTGTCTTATCGGCTTCTAGCTTGACGGATTTTTATCAGAATGAATACCTCTATTTTATCAAGCATGTTTTGCACTTGAGAGAACGTGACAGTATTCATCCAGATGCACGAAGTCATGGGAATTTTCTTCACCGTATTTTTGAAAAAGTAACGGCAAATCAGAGTAATCAGTCCTTTGATGAAAAATTACAAGAGGCCATGGCAGAAACACGTAAAGAGCCAGCTTTTGAAGCACTCTATCAATTTAATACGGAAAGTCGTTTCTCTGAGACGGTTTTGCTTGATATTGCGCGTGCAACCTCTCTTGTTTTACAAGCAGATCCGATTACGCAAGTTGTAGCCAATGAAGCTGTTTTCGGTCGAGAGCAAGAGCCGTTTTTAACCTTGGCAAATGGACGACCGCTGCAAGTTGTGGGGAAAATGGATCGTCTGGATCAATTGACGTCAGATCAGGCCTTTGGGGTAGTAGATTACAAATCAAGTGAAAATCAGTTTAAGATTGACCGTTTTTACAATGGCTTGAGTCCACAGCTGATGACCTACATCGCAGCAGTTCAGCAGCTCCCTGCATTTAGCCAGTCAGAGAAGATTTTTGGGGCCATGTATCTGCATATGCTAGACCCAATTGTGGCCTTGACGGATATGAAATCAGATGACCAAGTGCTTGAAAAAGCCTACAAATCCTTGATTTACAAGGGACTCTTTATCGAAGAAGAAAGCAATCGTCTCAATCAATTCTATGCAAAATCCAAGTCCTCGCTCTTCACACAAGAAGAGTTAGGAACTATGCTGAGCCATAATCAGGTCTTATATAGAGGAGCAGCAGAGCGGATTTTAGCAGGACGGTTTGCAGTGAACCCCTATACTGAAGATGGACGCTCTATCGCAGGCAACCAATTAAATGCCATTACTGGTTTTGAAGCAGATCGCCATTTCCCATTAGCTCGCAAATTGATAAGGGGTAGCAAGAAAGAAGAATGGTTGGAGAGAATGAAGAAAGGAGTAGCAGATGAGCTTTGA